The following proteins are encoded in a genomic region of Vanessa cardui chromosome W, ilVanCard2.1, whole genome shotgun sequence:
- the LOC124542798 gene encoding uncharacterized protein LOC124542798 has translation MDLNRLRDDAAKIDWSVVFSTSAVDEKMTSFRLELGRLNENMSEFNKRVDMVEERVSSLENKLSDNCTQHGSSQVQDIITELKTEINDREQSSLLNDVQIAGLPEYNGENVVHLSQAISSKLGVPLDARDIVSAERVGPRRLLSSSEERRRPRPVIMRLARRSLRDDIIKAARVRRGTDTSGVIDGNPSRVHINEHLTRHNRTLFYKAKEEGKRLGWRYIWTRDGRIYMRREANTTVQRIHTEKDICKFFGTI, from the exons ATGGATCTGAACCGCTTACGTGATGATGCGGCTAAGATTGACTGGTCAGTGGTGTTTAGCACGTCTGCGGTGGATGAAAAG ATGACCTCTTTTAGGCTGGAGTTGGGCAGGCTTAATGAAAATATGTCAGAGTTCAATAAAAGAGTCGACATGGTAGAAGAACGCGTGTCGTCCCTGGAGAATAAATTATCTGACAATTGTACTCAACATGGCAGTTCACAGGTACAGGACATTATCACGGAGCTAAAAACAGAGATCAATGACCGGGAACAGAGCTCGTTGTTAAATGACGTCCAAATAGCGGGTTTACCAGAATATAATGGTGAGAATGTGGTACACCTATCTCAGGCAATCTCGAGCAAATTGGGTGTCCCACTCGACGCCCGCGACATCGTTAGCGCCGAGCGTGTGGGACCTCGACGTCTGTTGTCATCGAGTGAAGAGCGTCGGCGCCCGCGGCCGGTGATCATGCGACTGGCGCGGCGGTCTCTGCGTGATGACATTATAAAGGCGGCGCGGGTGCGGCGCGGAACTGACACCTCCGGCGTCATCGACGGCAATCCCTCTCGAGTGCATATTAACGAGCATCTTACTCGACATAATCGTACGCTTTTTTATAAAGCCAAGGAAGAAGGCAAACGTCTTGGCTGGCGTTACATATGGACTCGAGACGGGAGAATATATATGCGGCGCGAGGCGAATACGACAGTTCAACGGATACATACGGAAAAAGATATCTGTAAATTTTTTGGTACAATTTAA